One segment of Castanea sativa cultivar Marrone di Chiusa Pesio chromosome 3, ASM4071231v1 DNA contains the following:
- the LOC142628053 gene encoding serine/threonine-protein phosphatase PP1, which produces MMMMTMEGMMDKGVLDDIIRRLLEGKGGKQVQLSEGEIRQLCVNARQIFLSQPNLLEIHAPVRICGDIHGQYQDLLRLFEYGGYPPNANYLFLGDYVDRGKQSLETICLLLAYKIRYPDRVYMLRGNHEDAKINRIYGFYDECKRRFNVRLWKIFTDCFNCLPVAALIDGKILCMHGGLSPELQNLDQIKEISRPTDVPDSGLLCDLLWSDPDQNVLGWAESDRGVSCTFGPDKVAEFLDKNDLDLICRGHQVVEDGYEFFAKRKLVTIFSAPNYGGEFDNAGALLSVDESLVCSFEILKPKEARASASGSNTMVKLKKPPKIGTI; this is translated from the exons atgatgatgatgacaatgGAGGGAATGATGGATAAGGGTGTGTTGGATGATATAATAAGGAGGCTATTGGAAGGGAAAGGAGGAAAACAGGTGCAGCTATCTGAGGGGGAGATCCGTCAACTCTGTGTCAACGCCAGGCAAATCTTCCTCTCACAGCCTAATCTCCTCGAGATTCATGCCCCGGTTCGCATATGCG GTGACATACATGGGCAATACCAAGACCTACTAAGGCTTTTTGAATATGGTGGCTACCCTCCTAATGCAAATTACCTCTTTCTTGGGGATTATGTTGATAGAGGCAAGCAAAGTTTGGAGACAATATGTTTGCTCCTGGCATACAAAATAAGATATCCTGACAGAGTCTACATGTTGAGAGGAAACCATGAAGACGCAAAGATCAATCGGATTTATGGGTTTTATGACGAGTGTAAACGGAGGTTTAATGTTAGGCTATGGAAAATATTTACCGACTGCTTCAACTGTTTGCCTGTGGCTGCACTTATTGATGGCAAGATACTTTGTATGCACGGGGGACTGTCTCCGGAGTTGCAAAATTTGGATCAAATAAAGGAGATTTCAAGGCCTACTGATGTACCAGATAGTGGTCTCCTCTGTGATCTGCTATGGTCTGATCCTGATCAAAATGTTCTGGGATGGGCAGAGAGTGATCGAGGTGTTTCATGTACCTTTGGACCTGATAAGGTCGCCGAGTTCTTGGACAAGAATGACCTTGATCTCATTTGTAGAGGTCATCAG GTGGTGGAGGATGGATATGAGTTTTTCGCTAAACGAAAATTGGTCACAATATTTTCAGCTCCAAACTATGGTGGAGAGTTTGATAATGCAGGTGCTCTATTGAGTGTTGATGAATCTTTAGTGTGTTCTTTTGAGATATTGAAACCAAAGGAGGCTAGAGCATCAGCAAGCGGGTCTAATACAATGGTGAAACTTAAAAAG CCACCTAAAATTGGAACCATCTGA
- the LOC142629695 gene encoding bidirectional sugar transporter SWEET17-like: MASASFYVGVVGNIISVLLFLSPLGTFQRIVKHRSTEEFESFPYICTLLASALWTYYGVTKPGSLLVATINGFGVVVEIVYVTLYLVFSPPRARAKTGTLVALLDVGFLAGVILLTHFLLHGDTKIDVIGFLCAGLNIVMYASPLAAMKTVVTTKSVEYMPFLLSFFSFLNGGIWTFYAVLVKDFFLGVPNGAGLLLGAAQLVLYFIYRNPNSSNKVSNDLEDQLQNECLLPSTCSQVP; the protein is encoded by the exons ATGGCCAGTGCAAGTTTCTATGTTGGAGTTGTAG GCAACATCATCTCAGTCTTACTATTTCTTTCTCCCTT AGGAACATTTCAGCGAATTGTTAAGCATCGATCAACAGAAGAATTTGAGAGTTTTCCTTACATTTGCACATTACTGGCTTCAGCATTATGGACTTATTATGGAGTCACAAAGCCTGGAAGCCTGCTTGTGGCGACTATTAATGGTTTTGGTGTTGTTGTAGAGATTGTTTATGTTACCTTATACCTTGTATTTTCACCTCCAAGAGCAAGG GCAAAGACTGGTACATTGGTTGCACTTTTGGATGTGGGATTTCTCGCAGGAGTGATTTTGCTTACTCATTTTTTGTTGCACGGAGATACAAAGATCGATGTCATAGGATTCTTGTGTGCAGGCCTAAATATAGTCATGTATGCTTCACCTCTTGCAGCCATG AAAACGGTGGTGACAACCAAAAGCGTGGAGTACATGCCTTTCCTTCTCTCCTTCTTCAGTTTCTTGAATGGAGGGATTTGGACTTTTTATGCTGTCCTTGTGAAAGATTTCTTCCTTGGA GTACCAAATGGGGCTGGACTTCTTCTTGGAGCAGCTCAGCTGgtgttatattttatatacaGGAACCCCAACTCATCCAATAAAGTCTCCAACGATTTAGAGGATCAATTACAAAACGAGTGCCTCTTGCCATCTACCTGCAGTCAAGTGCCATAA
- the LOC142628432 gene encoding uncharacterized protein At5g01610-like → MGFSFFIQRFILSLTIILCLFLLFTASPSLASSETNLTTTKPSVYDVIQSFNFPIGILPKGVQGYDLETSTGKFSAFFTGSCSFSLEGSYELKYQPTIKGIITKGKLTSLQGVSVKLFFFWVDIIEVQRLGDNLGFSVGIAGADFPIDNFEESPQCGCGLKCNDGVQAKEVRTNPFVSSY, encoded by the coding sequence atggGTTTTTCCTTCTTCATCCAAAGATTCATACTTTCACTAACAATTATTCTATGTCTCTTTCTGCTTTTCACTGCTTCACCATCTTTAGCGTCATCAGAAACCAACTTAACAACCACAAAGCCTTCAGTCTATGATGTTATCCAAAGTTTCAACTTTCCCATTGGTATTCTTCCAAAGGGTGTGCAAGGCTATGATCTTGAAACCTCCACAGGAAAATTCTCTGCCTTTTTTACAGGTAGTTGTAGTTTTTCTCTTGAAGGGTCATATGAGTTGAAGTACCAGCCCACCATCAAAGGGATCATAACAAAAGGGAAGCTTACAAGCTTGCAGGGTGTTAGTGTGAAGCTTTTTTTCTTCTGGGTTGACATTATTGAGGTCCAAAGGCTTGGGGATAATCTTGGATTCTCAGTTGGGATTGCAGGTGCTGATTTCCCTATTGATAACTTTGAGGAGTCTCCACAATGTGGGTGTGGATTAAAATGCAATGATGGGGTGCAGGCCAAGGAGGTTAGAACAAACCcatttgtctcttcttattga